The genomic stretch TCCGTAGCGAGTGTACGCGCAAGCGCGACCCTTTGCCGCATACCTCCAGAGAGCTCATGCGGATATCTGCGCCCTGCTCCGCGCAGGCCAAGCTCATCCAGCAGCTCATCGACTACCTGAAGTGTCTGTGCTGTTTTACGCCCGGCAATTTCCAGTCCTATTGCAGCATTTTCTCTAATCGTTCGCCATGGAAACAAATAATCTTGCTGCAGCATATAGCCTACCTTTGGCGAGGGACCCGCTACTCGTTCGCCATTTAGCAGCACCTGCCCCTTTGTCGGAGGAAACAAGCCAGCGAGCAAGCTAAGCACCGTCGTCTTGCCGCAGCCGCTTGGTCCAACAAGGCTAATAAACTCCCCGCGAGCAACAGATAACGTCAGATGCTCTACCGCGAGAGAGGCTTCCTTTTCATTCACATAAACATGTGATAACTGCTGCAGCTCAAGCACTGGTAAAGGTTTCATGCCTAAGCCTCCATTTCCTGCCCGCTGTTATTTCACCGCTTTAATGGCTGCTTCAGCAAAGCTTGTGTCAACCAGCTCCGAATGCTCTGTACGTTTTTCGAGCTCACCTGCAGTCGTTATGACATCGAGCAAATTGTTCCATTCTGCTTCATCAATAATCGGATCAGTAGCGAACGAGCCTTGCTGCTTGTAGCGATCAATCGAGCTGATAATGATATCCTTGTCGACATTTTCAAAAAACGGCAGAACAGCTTCCGCAATCGTTGCAGCGTCATTGCTCTCCACCCAAAGCTGTGCTTTATGGACCGCATTTGTGAAGGATTGGACGGTTTCTTTATTTTTGTCCAAATAGCTTTTCTTGGTCATGAAGACGGTATAAGGCAAATGACCGCTTTCGGTGCCGAACGATGCAATAACATGACCTCTGCCTTCCTTCTCAAAAATAGAAGCCGTTGGTTCGAACAGCTGGACGTAATCTCCAGTTCCAGAAGCGAACGCTGCTGCAATATTGGCAAAATCAACATTTTGAATGAGCTCCAGATCGGCCTGCGGATTAATGCCGTGCTTCTTCAGCACAAATTCACCAGCCATTTGCGGCATTCCACCTACTCTCTGCCCGAGAAATACGGATCCTTTTAACGAGCTCCAATCAAAGTTTTCCACCGCATTCTTAGCAACTAAGAAGGTACCATCGGTTTGTGTGACCTGTGCAAAATTGATGATCGGATCATCTGATCCTTGCTGATACACATAGATGGAAGTTTCAGACCCAACAAGCGCAACGTCAATGGCGTTCGAGAGAAGTGCTGTCATCGTTTTGTCGCCGCCAGGTGTCGTCGTTAATTCCACATCTAGGCCCTCCTCCTCAAAAAAGCCCTTAGCCACCGCCACATACTCCGGTGCATAAAATAATGATCTCGTTACTTCGCCAATCCGAACTTTAACCTTCTCCGAATCACCTTTGCCGCAGCCTGCTAATACCGCAGTCATAACGAGCACTACTGAAAGCAGCAGCGACAAAACAATACGTCTCTTCATTTGGAGTCCCTCCTGCATTCGATTGAATTTACTGTACTCCAGCCTATGCGCAAATAACTTAGGCGGTGAATAAGCGCACGAAAAGAAGGCTGCCCGCATATCGTCATAGACGAGCGGACAGCCTTCCTATTTCAGCTTAACATTATTGTCCAAACCTTAAAGCTTATAAATATCCGTATATTTCTTCGTCAAATAATCGACCAAATACTGCGGATCCAGCGGCTTGCCTGTTACGTTCTGAATGAGCTCAGACGGTGTTCTCAGCTTGCCGTATTTGTAAATCCGCTCAGACAGCCATTCCTTGACTGGGAGCAGCTCTCCATTGCCGACATTGGTCCAGAAGCTCTTCTGCTCCTTCTCCAGCGTATCGGCAAACTGTGCTGCGTACATATTTCCTAAAGAGTAGGATGGGAAATAGCCAAAGGCACCCCCTGCCCAGTGCACATCCTGTAGAACGCCTTCTGCATCGTTTGGCGGTGTTATTCCCAAATATTCTTTATATTTTTCATTCCAAATCGCTGGTAAATCAGAAGCCCTCGCCCCCTCATTAAAGATCAGCTTCTCGATTTCATAACGAATAATAATATGGAGATTATAGGTCAGCTCGTCTGCTTCTATTCGGATCAAGGACGGATTCACCACGTTATTCGCACGATAAAACTGATCGACGCTGACATCAAGCTGACCAGGGAAACGCTTCTGCAGCTCTCCGAAATAGCGATTCCAGAACGGTCTGCTGCGCCCAATCACATTTTCCCAGAAGCGCGACTGCGACTCATGAATACCCATGGAGGTTCCTGTGCACAGCGTCGTGCCGATGAGCTCCTCCATAATATTTTGCTCATAAAGCGCGTGACCGCCCTCATGAATCGTGCCGAATAAAGCACTGGTAACATCATCTTCCAAATAACGTGTCGTAATCCGCACATCGCCTGGGCTTATGCCCGTAGCGAATGGATGAACGCTTTCATCTAGTCTTCCGGCTTCAAAGTTGTAGCCCATTTGTTCTAATATGTATAGGCTGAACGCCTTTTGAGCTGATTTATCATAGTTTTGCTTAAGAAATGCATGATCTGGCTGATGAGGCGAAGCAGCAATGGCTGCTGCAAGGGGAACTAGCTTCGCACGCAATCCGCTAAACACACGATCAAGCTCGGCTACCGTCATCCCAGGCTCATATTGATCAAGCAGCGTATCATAGCGAGTAGCCTTCACGCCCCATAGATCGATAAACTGATTCGTATAGGAGATTACCTTCTCCAAATAAGGCTGAAAGCTGGCATAATCGTTATTTCCCTTCGCTTCCTCCCATTTGGATTCCGACTGCGAAGCTATGACAACATATTCTTGATAAAGCTGAGGTGGTATTTTTACACTTCGTTCGTATTCTTTGCGAGTTTCCGTAACGAGACGTTGATCAATTTCAGAAAGCTCAGCATATACTGTGCCTTCCGCAAGCTGTGATATCCATTCGCCTAATTCAGGCGAAGTTGCGAGCTTGAACTGATCAGCAGATAAGGAGCCAATGACCTCAGACCGATTATCCATTCCTTTACGCGGCGCCCCTGTGCGCAAATCCCAGTAAAGCACAGCAAGTGCTTCCTCATAGCTTTTTATTTTTCGTATCGTCTCTCTAAAGCTCTGCAAAACCTCGTTGGATTTCGTTGACATCACACCTACCGCCTTCCAATTTCTTGTCGAATTTCACCACAATTCGCAACATGACTTGATCTTCATTATTTCAATCCTTATAATCATCTTAAACCTGCTAGACATACTGCGCAATAGAGAGAAAGAGAGGAAGTCTTATGCAAATTATTTTTTCGCAAGCAGCTAGTGATCGAATAAAACCTTATTTGGAAGACGGGGAAAAGAAACTAAAGCTTCTTCATGACACCGAGGACTGCGGTTGTGTCGTTAGTGGAGTGCCAGCACTTCAGCTCATAAATGAACCCTCTGTCGACGACAAGCTTGCACATGGAGAATCCTTCGATTACTATTATGAGCCTCGCCATGAGATTTATTACGAGCCACAGCTCAAAATCGATTTTGACGCGAAAAAATCCAGCTTTAGTCTGAAGAGCGATAGTCAAATCTATACGTTGCACCTTCGTTTCCTAACCAAAGGAAGTGCACAATGAGCAAAATAGACGACATTCTTGACTATAATAAACAATTTGTTGAGGTTAGAGAGTATGAGAAGTATTCCACAAGCAAATATCCGAACAAACGAATGGTTATCGTTACCTGCATGGATACTCGGCTTACAGAAATGCTTCCCAAAGCTATGAATCTTAAAAACGGCGATGCAAAAATTATTAAAAATGCAGGCGCTATCGTGACCCAGCCTTTTGGCAATATTATGCGAAGTATCCTGGTTGCCCTTTATGAGCTGCAATCAGACGAGGTTTTTGTCATCGGCCATACGAACTGCGGCATGACCGGCATTAATCCAGAGCATATTATCCAGCATATGGAAGAGCGCGGTGTTACGACCGATACCATTACCACTTTAAAGCATTCCGGACTTAATTTAATGCGCTGGTTGACAGGCTTCGATAACGTACATGACAGTGTACATAACAGCGTAAGTATTATTCGCAACCATCCGCTACTCCCTGCGAACATCCTTGTTCATGGATTAATTATTGATTCAGAGACAGGGGAATTAGAACTCATTGATCCAGCCCCAGCACAGGCTTAAACAAATAAGGGAGCACAACGGCTATTACAGTCCGCTGCGCTCCCGTTTTTTCGCTTCAAAAGCTTTCAATCTTGCAGCAATGACCTCTGAGCGGTCTCTTCGCAAATGCCGATGGATAATGTTCTCATCAACTAAAGAGCTCGGCTTTTCCCATAATAAATTGCACTCCTCGCATAATTGCTGACATCGTGCTAGAAGCTCAGTGCTTGTAATGCGTAAATTGATATCCACATATACCGTTTCGTTATCTGATTGTAATTCAGAGAGTCTAGGCAGCAATTGCTTTAATAAATGATCCTTATCGATGCCAAGCTCTTCAAGGGGCGATGCAGCTAATTTTCGTTCTGCTTGTGAAAGCATCTTAATAGCGCCGCGCCTGTTCCCGCGCCTTTCATGATACAGCCCAACAGCCAGCTGAATAAAGCCTAACCAGGTTTCTGTGAGCGGGTCCTCGGGATACTCCTTCCAATACTCCTCAAGCAGCTCGTGGCATTCAAAAAAATCTCTAGTTGCATGGAACTCTATCAAATATAATAAATATGCATTAGGAAAAGCTTTCATATCATACTCCTCACTAGGTCTGTCCTGTTCCTTTATATTAACATTCATTAGGATCAAATAAATAGGTGTAAAAAAACAA from Paenibacillus sp. FSL H8-0548 encodes the following:
- a CDS encoding iron-sulfur cluster biosynthesis family protein, which encodes MQIIFSQAASDRIKPYLEDGEKKLKLLHDTEDCGCVVSGVPALQLINEPSVDDKLAHGESFDYYYEPRHEIYYEPQLKIDFDAKKSSFSLKSDSQIYTLHLRFLTKGSAQ
- a CDS encoding ABC transporter ATP-binding protein, with product MKPLPVLELQQLSHVYVNEKEASLAVEHLTLSVARGEFISLVGPSGCGKTTVLSLLAGLFPPTKGQVLLNGERVAGPSPKVGYMLQQDYLFPWRTIRENAAIGLEIAGRKTAQTLQVVDELLDELGLRGAGRRYPHELSGGMRQRVALARTLATEPEVLLLDEPFSALDLHIKLQLEDLVNQTLTRLGKTAVLVTHDLAEAAAMSDRVIVLGRNPGHIRSEIIIPEDIRSLAPMAARKHPSFQELFDRLWEELDKEDGEGGKRSG
- a CDS encoding DUF309 domain-containing protein, coding for MKAFPNAYLLYLIEFHATRDFFECHELLEEYWKEYPEDPLTETWLGFIQLAVGLYHERRGNRRGAIKMLSQAERKLAASPLEELGIDKDHLLKQLLPRLSELQSDNETVYVDINLRITSTELLARCQQLCEECNLLWEKPSSLVDENIIHRHLRRDRSEVIAARLKAFEAKKRERSGL
- a CDS encoding ABC transporter substrate-binding protein; this encodes MKRRIVLSLLLSVVLVMTAVLAGCGKGDSEKVKVRIGEVTRSLFYAPEYVAVAKGFFEEEGLDVELTTTPGGDKTMTALLSNAIDVALVGSETSIYVYQQGSDDPIINFAQVTQTDGTFLVAKNAVENFDWSSLKGSVFLGQRVGGMPQMAGEFVLKKHGINPQADLELIQNVDFANIAAAFASGTGDYVQLFEPTASIFEKEGRGHVIASFGTESGHLPYTVFMTKKSYLDKNKETVQSFTNAVHKAQLWVESNDAATIAEAVLPFFENVDKDIIISSIDRYKQQGSFATDPIIDEAEWNNLLDVITTAGELEKRTEHSELVDTSFAEAAIKAVK
- a CDS encoding carbonic anhydrase, with the translated sequence MSKIDDILDYNKQFVEVREYEKYSTSKYPNKRMVIVTCMDTRLTEMLPKAMNLKNGDAKIIKNAGAIVTQPFGNIMRSILVALYELQSDEVFVIGHTNCGMTGINPEHIIQHMEERGVTTDTITTLKHSGLNLMRWLTGFDNVHDSVHNSVSIIRNHPLLPANILVHGLIIDSETGELELIDPAPAQA
- a CDS encoding carboxypeptidase M32, which encodes MSTKSNEVLQSFRETIRKIKSYEEALAVLYWDLRTGAPRKGMDNRSEVIGSLSADQFKLATSPELGEWISQLAEGTVYAELSEIDQRLVTETRKEYERSVKIPPQLYQEYVVIASQSESKWEEAKGNNDYASFQPYLEKVISYTNQFIDLWGVKATRYDTLLDQYEPGMTVAELDRVFSGLRAKLVPLAAAIAASPHQPDHAFLKQNYDKSAQKAFSLYILEQMGYNFEAGRLDESVHPFATGISPGDVRITTRYLEDDVTSALFGTIHEGGHALYEQNIMEELIGTTLCTGTSMGIHESQSRFWENVIGRSRPFWNRYFGELQKRFPGQLDVSVDQFYRANNVVNPSLIRIEADELTYNLHIIIRYEIEKLIFNEGARASDLPAIWNEKYKEYLGITPPNDAEGVLQDVHWAGGAFGYFPSYSLGNMYAAQFADTLEKEQKSFWTNVGNGELLPVKEWLSERIYKYGKLRTPSELIQNVTGKPLDPQYLVDYLTKKYTDIYKL